A genomic window from Lycium barbarum isolate Lr01 chromosome 4, ASM1917538v2, whole genome shotgun sequence includes:
- the LOC132638469 gene encoding cinnamoyl-CoA reductase CAD2-like, with protein MASKAICVTGGSGYNASWLDKFLLQRVYTVKATVRYLNDPKNTDHLTSLDGAKERLHLFKANLLEESAFDAVVDGCEGLFNTASPFYHGVKDPQAELIDPALKGTLNVLGSVAKTPSVRRVVLTSSVAAITFNGKPRMPEIVVDETWWSDPDFCRESQLWYVLSKTLAEDAAWKFVKEKAFDMVTINPAMVIGSLLQPTLNTRCAAIIQLLNCSETYPNATLGWVNVKDVALAHILAFENPSANGRYLMVESVAHYSELVKILASFNLQ; from the coding sequence atGGCTTCGAAGGCTATATGTGTAACAGGTGGTTCAGGCTATAATGCTTCATGGTTGGACAAATTTTTGCTCCAACGCGTTTACACCGTTAAGGCCACTGTTCGCTATCTCAATGATCCAAAAAATACAGATCATTTGACATCCCTTGATGGAGCTAAGGAGAGACTCCACTTGTTCAAAGCAAACCTGCTGGAAGAAAGTGCCTTTGATGCTGTGGTTGATGGGTGTGAAGGTCTATTTAATACAGCATCGCCCTTTTACCATGGAGTCAAAGACCCACAGGCGGAATTGATTGATCCTGCACTGAAGGGGACACTTAATGTTCTTGGATCAGTTGCGAAGACACCATCTGTTAGAAGAGTGGTGTTGACATCATCTGTAGCAGCAATTACTTTCAATGGCAAGCCGAGAATGCCTGAAATAGTAGTTGATGAGACATGGTGGTCAGATCCTGACTTTTGCAGAGAATCACAACTCTGGTATGTACTTTCGAAGACATTGGCTGAAGATGCTGCGTGGAAGTTTGTGAAAGAGAAAGCGTTCGATATGGTTACAATAAACCCAGCAATGGTTATTGGCAGTTTGTTACAACCAACACTTAATACAAGATGTGCTGCAATTATACAGTTGCTAAATTGTTCTGAAACATACCCAAATGCTACACTTGGATGGGTTAATGTGAAAGATGTCGCCCTTGCGCATATTCTAGCATTTGAAAACCCTTCAGCTAATGGTAGATATTTAATGGTTGAGTCAGTTGCCCACTACTCTGAGTTAGTCAAGATATTAGCGAGCTTTAACCTACAATGA